DNA sequence from the Shewanella piezotolerans WP3 genome:
TATTGATGGGCTAAAGCCCAACCTACAGGAGGACTGGTTTTCAGTTGGCTTGCAGGGTAATTGGTTATATTGGCGTTTGCGATGATCATTTATCGGTCTGCGTTTCAATTGTAGATTGATATTTAGCATTGTAGGTCGGTATTACAATTGTAGGTCGGTATTACAATTGTAGGTCGGCATTTATGCCGTCAGTGACTATATTTTATTATGATGTTTGATGGGCTAAAGCCCAACCTACATAGAGGGGTAAATGATGGGCTAAAGCCCAACCTACGGAGGGAATACGTTGTCCCGCTAGCCTGTGTTTTGTAAGTTTTCTACGCTGTTTGCTATTTTCCTATCTCGACTTTTGTATCTGGTAGTAACTTTTTATATTCAGTAGCCAATGCACTTTTAGCTTGGCTATCACCGTGAACTATACGTATAAGCGTTGGCTTAACTCGCATACCTTTGACGAAGTTAACTAGGTTACGTTGATCTGCGTGGGCGGAGTAACCGCTTACTGTATGCACGCCTGCTTTTATATCGACTCTTTTCCCATCTATGATGCAGTAACCGCCTTTGGGGCCATAAGCTTGGATCTCTCGCCCTGTGGTCCCAGTAGCTTGGTAACCAACAAATATTATGTCGGTGGTAGGATTGCCTAACAGCTTAGCTAAGTAGTTTTGAATTCTTCCGCCAGTGCACATGCCGCTGGCGGCGATGACGATTGCAGGTTTATTACGTTTACTGAGGTATTCGATAGTGGCTAAATGTTCTTGATGACTGCCTACAGTGTAAAGCTGCTCAAAGTCTAAAGGGTGTCGGTGCTGGCTTAATCTCTGCTTGGCTTCTTTGTCCCACAATGTCTTAAATTCTATATAGCGCTCGGTAAATTTTGCAGCCATGGGCGAGTCGACGATGACTTCTATTTGTTGCCACATCTCATTCTTACTTTGGTATCGGTATATAAGCTGCTCAAGTTCGTAAAGTAACTCTTGGGTACGGCCAATACTAAAGGCTGGGATCAATACTACGCCATTATCAGCTACAGACTTTTTTATTACTTTTTTTAAGCTCTCGCTGCGCTGTTTTCGTCCTTGATGGTTTTTATCGCCGTATGTTGACTCTATCACCAATGTGTCTGCTCTATACGGACTTTTAGGACTGGCAAGTAGTGGTGTGTGAGTTGCACCTAAATCCCCTGAAAATACCACTCTATGGTTAGCTTTATGTATATTCTTAGGCTTATGCTCTATTTCACTTCGAACTATGGAGGCTGTAGACAGTTCTATCTCAACATAGGCAGAGCCCAAAATATGCCCAGCGGTTCTGAATTTGGCTTTCGCTTGGGTATAGCTGCTGTGTATTTTGGGGCTGTCTATATGAATGCTTTGTACTTGAGGGCTTTCTATTAACGTAATGTCAGCTTGGTGAATATCATCTGCAGCGCTATTCGTTTGAGGTAAGACATCCCTAGTAGACACCGAGTCGAAATCTAAGCTAAACCATTGGTTATATTCAACCGGTTTAATGAGCTGGTTAAGCTTTTTTAGGTAGAGCTTTATTATGCGGTGGTTTTGAGTGACACCAATTTTTAAGGCATCCTCAATCACCATCGGCAAAAGCGCTGCAGTCGCAACGGTGGCATAGATGGGTTTATTAAAACCAGCGGCCAGTAGATAGGGTATTCTGCCGACATGGTCAATATGGCAGTGAGTGATTATCAATGCGTGAATATTGCTGATATCAAACTCTATCGGCAGTTGCTCAATCGCTGTTTTTCCTGCCGTTTCCGCGCCTTGGAATAATCCACAATCAATGAGTATGCTAGATTGAGCATTAATGTCCAGTTGGTGGCATGAGCCTGTGACACCGTTGATTGCGCCGTGATGGATTATTTTCAGGGTTAGCTCCTCTTATGTGTTGAACGCACTCACTATAGCGTAAATAAAATTGGCTTGATGTCGGTGATTGGATGTATATTCTTGCCTCTCATCTGTTCAATGCGTTACCTAACGCATTACTCACTTATTAATTCAGTAAAGGACGTTGATTGATGAAGCTTATCTCCACTGCTATTGCCGATGTATTGTTAATTGAACCAAAGGTATTTGGCGATGAGCGCGGCTTTTTTATGGAAACTTACCGTGAGTCCGAGTTTAAGATATTGTTTGCTGAAGCAGGATTGATTGCTCCACATTTTGTTCAGGAGAACATGAGTCGCTCTGCAAAACATGTGTTACGCGGCTTACATTTTCAAAAAAGCAAACCTCAAGGCAAGTTGATCCGGGTTGTTAGTGGTGAGATTTTTGATGTGGCGGTTGATATTCGTCAAGATTCCGCAACGTTTGGTCAATGGGTCGGGCAAGTCTTGTCAGCTAATAACCGTTTGCAGATGTATATTCCGCCCGGATTTGCTCACGGATTTTTAACCTTAAGTGAGTATGCTGACATTATCTATAAGTGCACCGATTACTATGTGCCAGAAGATGAAGGACACGTGGCTTGGGATGACGCAAACATAGGGATTGACTGGCCGTTATCAAAGAGTGTTCTGCCAATACTGTCGGATAAAGATAGCGGCTCTTCTAAACTTAGTCGCTAGAACTGGCTGCAAGAGTTGGAAGCTAAGTTAGTGACGACTTTTGATCCAGTCCTCAAGCACTTTAAACGAGCTTGTGGTTGATTCTCCCCAATACATCTTACTTACTGCTAAATAAGGCTCTTTGTATTGCGTTGTTAGTTGGTTGATTGATGCTGGCTGGAGTTGCGTTAGTAGCTCTTTAAAACTAAGGCTTTCTGGGCCGATATTAGGCATTGAGTTGGCGTAGCCATACATACTGCGGCAATTTTGTTGATAATGGACTTTGTCGAACAGGTAAAAGCTAACGGGAATATTTAGTGGTAATACATCGATAAACAGAGAAGAGTAATCGGTGATGAGAAGATCAACATTACCAAGTAGGCCGTAAACATCTCCCATTGTAGAAATATTAATGATGTTAGGGTAATGACTAAACTGCTTTGCAAGCGCGGCTTCATTGGGATGCAGCCGTAGTAGAAACAGTTGATTATGTTGTTGTATATGTAGGGATAACGCTTGCCAGTCAAATGCATTGCGATATGGGTTATCACCTTGGTAACTGTCTCTCCATGAGGGCGCATACAAGATGACTTGTTGATACTGCTTGCTTTGGATTTGTTGGCGAAGCGCTGCTAGCTCTTTTGAGTGAGCTTGTTTTTGCTGCGATGACCGTTGTTGATTTGTTTCGGTGCGATAGTAGTCCGTTCTTGGGTTGCCGCTGCGTTGTAGTTGCGACGCTTCAAGCCTGAATGCACTGCAAAATAGG
Encoded proteins:
- a CDS encoding MBL fold metallo-hydrolase RNA specificity domain-containing protein, which codes for MKIIHHGAINGVTGSCHQLDINAQSSILIDCGLFQGAETAGKTAIEQLPIEFDISNIHALIITHCHIDHVGRIPYLLAAGFNKPIYATVATAALLPMVIEDALKIGVTQNHRIIKLYLKKLNQLIKPVEYNQWFSLDFDSVSTRDVLPQTNSAADDIHQADITLIESPQVQSIHIDSPKIHSSYTQAKAKFRTAGHILGSAYVEIELSTASIVRSEIEHKPKNIHKANHRVVFSGDLGATHTPLLASPKSPYRADTLVIESTYGDKNHQGRKQRSESLKKVIKKSVADNGVVLIPAFSIGRTQELLYELEQLIYRYQSKNEMWQQIEVIVDSPMAAKFTERYIEFKTLWDKEAKQRLSQHRHPLDFEQLYTVGSHQEHLATIEYLSKRNKPAIVIAASGMCTGGRIQNYLAKLLGNPTTDIIFVGYQATGTTGREIQAYGPKGGYCIIDGKRVDIKAGVHTVSGYSAHADQRNLVNFVKGMRVKPTLIRIVHGDSQAKSALATEYKKLLPDTKVEIGK
- the rfbC gene encoding dTDP-4-dehydrorhamnose 3,5-epimerase, with amino-acid sequence MKLISTAIADVLLIEPKVFGDERGFFMETYRESEFKILFAEAGLIAPHFVQENMSRSAKHVLRGLHFQKSKPQGKLIRVVSGEIFDVAVDIRQDSATFGQWVGQVLSANNRLQMYIPPGFAHGFLTLSEYADIIYKCTDYYVPEDEGHVAWDDANIGIDWPLSKSVLPILSDKDSGSSKLSR
- a CDS encoding CDP-glycerol--poly(glycerophosphate) glycerophosphotransferase encodes the protein MQRSLSNNALLWLKACTRKLVYQLSKLLPRNPNKAVFGSYKELFSDNSKYLYKHWQQQAFIRCIWISGNQDVIKQLNGNKQEAYYRWSLLGIYHALTAKYYFYNSYIGDINQWLAGGAIKINLWHGSPMKKIEFDIDNGPMAEVFNPQGRLAQFKQSMLAHQQHVKPDLMLSPSPLIDTLFCSAFRLEASQLQRSGNPRTDYYRTETNQQRSSQQKQAHSKELAALRQQIQSKQYQQVILYAPSWRDSYQGDNPYRNAFDWQALSLHIQQHNQLFLLRLHPNEAALAKQFSHYPNIINISTMGDVYGLLGNVDLLITDYSSLFIDVLPLNIPVSFYLFDKVHYQQNCRSMYGYANSMPNIGPESLSFKELLTQLQPASINQLTTQYKEPYLAVSKMYWGESTTSSFKVLEDWIKSRH